One Deinococcus yavapaiensis KR-236 DNA segment encodes these proteins:
- a CDS encoding SDR family oxidoreductase has translation MRVLIIGGTGTLGRPTAIALARQGATVRLLSRRASPGASEFEQVRGDVVTGEGLAVAMQDVDVVVHAAHDPTRPARDLAGVRNVVAATRDAKAQQLVYVSIVGAAAVPSVPFYRAKAQGERLVANAPVRSSTFRASQFHEFVSQTLRRLDRLPILPVPAGARFQPVAVAEVAAALTRHVLHGGPDTLVGPEVLDFEDLVEAWQSARGRTRRVVPFSLPHPALRALAAGALTSPDAPRSVQRWSEWLLEAEVTSKKPPRGTERPTPR, from the coding sequence ATGAGAGTCCTCATCATCGGAGGTACAGGTACACTCGGACGTCCGACCGCCATTGCATTGGCCAGGCAAGGCGCGACCGTCCGGCTCCTCAGTCGGCGCGCCTCCCCAGGGGCGAGCGAGTTCGAGCAGGTTCGAGGCGACGTCGTGACGGGCGAGGGCCTCGCCGTCGCCATGCAGGACGTGGACGTCGTTGTGCATGCCGCGCACGACCCGACTCGTCCCGCTCGAGACCTCGCCGGGGTTCGCAACGTCGTCGCGGCCACGCGCGACGCTAAGGCCCAACAGCTCGTGTACGTTTCCATCGTCGGGGCGGCGGCCGTGCCGAGCGTTCCCTTCTACCGCGCGAAAGCCCAGGGAGAGCGCCTCGTGGCGAACGCCCCCGTGCGATCCTCGACCTTTCGCGCGTCTCAATTTCACGAGTTCGTGTCGCAAACGTTGCGTCGTCTCGACCGCCTGCCGATCTTGCCCGTTCCGGCGGGCGCGCGTTTTCAGCCCGTGGCGGTGGCGGAGGTCGCCGCCGCGCTGACTCGACACGTCCTGCACGGCGGGCCCGACACGCTCGTCGGCCCCGAGGTGCTGGACTTCGAAGACCTCGTCGAAGCGTGGCAGTCGGCGCGCGGACGAACGCGCCGCGTGGTGCCGTTCTCGCTGCCTCATCCTGCCCTGCGCGCGCTCGCCGCGGGCGCCCTCACGTCGCCGGACGCGCCCCGCAGCGTTCAGCGCTGGTCCGAATGGCTGCTGGAGGCCGAGGTGACCTCGAAGAAGCCGCCGCGCGGCACCGAGCGCCCGACGCCTCGTTGA